Proteins co-encoded in one Paenibacillus thermoaerophilus genomic window:
- a CDS encoding CCA tRNA nucleotidyltransferase, with protein sequence MSDANRDQATQSIWSAASGLLARLEEAGHEAYYVGGCVRDRLLGRPVHDIDIATSARPEQVMALFERTVPTGLQHGTVTVLLEGGLSFEVTTFRVESEYADFRRPKSVQFISDLTEDLRRRDFTINAMAMDRSERVIDPFGGERDLRDRVLRCVGDPAERFAEDALRMLRCIRFSCRYGLAVEERTWNAVLEHAPKLAHVAMERVQAELEKTLEGPDPRRGVRLLARSGLPRHMKEPFGVGEQEWQRLAEDQEAVPDLSRLSSPAARWASLWRLLKAGPEEAQTAMTRLRFSRDKLRSVRAVLDFGREVEGLSRLLDARGTEAGRVKWTEAALRWGRSASAAWLEMAALDASLASDDPTPEDSWNRLLSLAPEWTESVRVWSRESLGIDGLSLAREAGRKPGPWLRETLDRLWLEAALGRIGNTPEALLEAFRRMERSAERRLTEGDER encoded by the coding sequence GTGAGCGATGCCAATCGCGATCAGGCAACCCAATCGATATGGAGCGCAGCCTCCGGCTTGCTGGCGCGTCTGGAGGAAGCCGGCCATGAAGCGTATTATGTCGGCGGCTGCGTGCGAGACCGGCTGCTCGGCCGCCCCGTTCACGATATCGACATCGCCACTTCCGCCCGGCCGGAGCAGGTGATGGCGCTGTTCGAACGGACGGTGCCGACCGGCTTGCAGCACGGGACGGTTACGGTGCTGCTGGAAGGGGGCTTGTCGTTCGAGGTGACGACGTTCCGCGTGGAGTCCGAGTACGCCGATTTCCGCCGGCCGAAGTCGGTCCAATTTATCTCGGACCTGACGGAAGATCTGCGGCGCCGCGATTTTACGATCAATGCGATGGCCATGGACCGGTCCGAGAGGGTGATCGATCCGTTCGGCGGCGAGCGGGACTTGCGGGACCGCGTGCTGAGATGCGTGGGCGACCCTGCCGAGCGGTTCGCCGAAGACGCGCTGCGGATGCTGAGATGCATCCGTTTTTCTTGCCGCTACGGCCTGGCCGTCGAAGAACGGACTTGGAACGCCGTGTTGGAACATGCCCCCAAGCTGGCGCATGTCGCGATGGAGCGCGTGCAAGCGGAATTGGAGAAGACGCTGGAAGGGCCCGATCCGCGCCGCGGCGTACGGCTGCTGGCCCGCAGCGGATTGCCGCGCCATATGAAAGAACCGTTCGGCGTCGGCGAACAGGAGTGGCAGCGGCTGGCTGAAGATCAAGAAGCGGTGCCGGATTTGTCGCGGCTCTCCTCTCCCGCGGCCCGCTGGGCGTCGTTATGGCGGCTGCTGAAGGCGGGGCCCGAAGAGGCCCAGACGGCGATGACGCGGCTTCGGTTCTCGCGGGACAAGCTGCGTTCGGTCAGAGCCGTACTGGATTTCGGCCGCGAGGTCGAAGGCCTGTCCCGATTATTGGACGCCCGAGGAACGGAAGCCGGCCGGGTGAAATGGACCGAAGCGGCGCTTCGCTGGGGAAGGTCCGCCTCCGCCGCCTGGTTGGAGATGGCCGCTCTGGATGCGAGCTTGGCGAGCGACGACCCGACGCCCGAGGACTCGTGGAATCGTCTTCTGTCGCTCGCGCCCGAATGGACGGAAAGCGTCCGGGTATGGTCGCGCGAATCGCTCGGCATCGACGGCTTGTCGCTCGCGCGTGAAGCCGGAAGGAAGCCCGGACCGTGGCTGCGGGAGACACTCGACCGGCTGTGGCTGGAGGCGGCGCTCGGGCGGATCGGCAATACGCCCGAAGCGCTTTTGGAGGCGTTCCGCCGGATGGAGCGGAGTGCGGAGCGACGTCTTACGGAAGGAGACGAACGATGA
- a CDS encoding nucleotide pyrophosphohydrolase → MTEMSLESRLRNEKTLKDLQLEVDAYISQFKEGYFKPMTMLARMSEELGELAREVNHRYGEKPKKADEPENSIEMELGDMLFITICFANSLGIDLAEAHDRVMHKFRTRDANRWTRKDT, encoded by the coding sequence ATGACGGAGATGTCGCTGGAGTCGCGGCTCCGCAACGAAAAAACGCTCAAAGACCTCCAACTGGAGGTCGACGCTTATATTTCGCAGTTCAAAGAAGGGTATTTCAAGCCGATGACGATGCTCGCCCGCATGAGCGAGGAACTGGGCGAACTGGCCCGGGAGGTCAATCATCGGTACGGCGAAAAGCCGAAAAAAGCGGACGAACCGGAGAACTCCATCGAGATGGAGCTCGGAGATATGCTGTTTATCACGATCTGCTTCGCCAATTCGCTGGGCATCGACCTGGCGGAGGCGCATGACCGCGTGATGCACAAATTCCGGACGAGAGACGCGAACCGTTGGACGAGAAAAGATACCTGA
- the bshB1 gene encoding bacillithiol biosynthesis deacetylase BshB1, with translation MIGMEPLDILIFGAHPDDAEIGMGGTIAKHAAAGKRVGVCDLTLAEMSSNGTPELRQQEAAEASRALGLVYRSNLRLPDRGLLRAPDAVDRMVGEIRRCRPRIVFAPYWQDRHPDHVAASRLAEEAVFNAKLRRYLPEAGPAHNVERLYFYFINDVADPEVAVDVSDVYEAKRNSLRAYASQFTAGGDAVATPLNQGYLERVEARDSLLGQRVSARYAEGFASKLPHLVHLF, from the coding sequence ATGATCGGGATGGAGCCGCTGGATATTCTCATCTTCGGAGCGCATCCCGACGACGCCGAGATCGGCATGGGCGGCACGATCGCGAAGCACGCCGCCGCGGGCAAGCGCGTCGGCGTATGCGATCTCACGCTCGCGGAGATGTCCTCGAACGGGACGCCGGAGCTGCGCCAGCAGGAAGCGGCGGAGGCTTCGCGCGCGCTCGGGCTGGTTTACCGGTCGAACCTGCGTCTGCCGGACCGCGGTCTGCTGCGGGCCCCGGACGCGGTCGACCGCATGGTCGGGGAAATTCGCCGGTGCCGTCCGCGGATCGTCTTCGCGCCGTATTGGCAGGACCGGCATCCGGACCACGTGGCGGCGAGCCGGCTGGCGGAGGAGGCGGTGTTTAACGCCAAGCTCCGCCGTTATTTGCCGGAAGCGGGACCTGCCCACAACGTCGAGCGTTTGTATTTTTATTTTATCAACGACGTCGCCGATCCCGAAGTCGCCGTCGACGTCTCCGACGTATACGAGGCGAAGCGGAATTCGCTGCGCGCGTACGCCAGCCAATTCACGGCCGGCGGCGATGCCGTGGCGACGCCTCTGAATCAAGGTTATCTGGAACGCGTGGAAGCCCGCGATTCGCTGCTGGGCCAACGCGTATCCGCCCGTTATGCCGAGGGTTTCGCGAGCAAGCTTCCGCATCTCGTGCATCTGTTTTAA
- a CDS encoding menaquinol-cytochrome c reductase cytochrome b/c subunit, protein MAHGHKSDEKVVYVGDSRVKKRTKPLIPPDYSAYPGKSEAFIPNFLLKEWMVGVVVLVGFLVLVIQEPAPLGYPADPLTPGFIPMPDWYFLFLYQFLKYPYVSGDWVILGTLGVPGIMFGALLLAPFLDTGKERRFYRRPIASALMFLTLISMVHLTIVSWEHYEKGLEEKGVVPEHIKRERERHEQKEAAKAGGGGGEQKTVAIVGKDEPGYEIYQKATCVQCHDANLKGKFGNPSLLGIGDKHDKAQILDIINNGYNGMGAQANALKAKGITDAEIDQLAEWLAKQKKA, encoded by the coding sequence GTGGCTCATGGACACAAATCTGACGAGAAAGTCGTCTACGTGGGCGACTCGCGCGTCAAAAAAAGGACAAAGCCGTTGATCCCTCCGGATTACTCGGCATATCCGGGCAAATCGGAAGCGTTCATCCCGAACTTCCTGCTGAAGGAATGGATGGTCGGCGTCGTCGTGCTGGTGGGCTTCCTGGTTCTCGTCATCCAGGAGCCGGCTCCGCTCGGTTATCCGGCCGACCCGCTGACGCCGGGATTTATCCCGATGCCTGACTGGTACTTCCTGTTCCTGTATCAATTCCTGAAGTACCCGTATGTCTCCGGGGACTGGGTCATTCTGGGCACGCTCGGCGTGCCGGGAATCATGTTCGGAGCGCTGCTGCTTGCCCCGTTCCTCGACACGGGCAAGGAGCGCCGGTTCTACCGCCGTCCGATCGCTTCGGCCTTGATGTTCCTGACGCTCATCTCGATGGTTCACTTGACGATCGTATCTTGGGAGCATTACGAGAAAGGCCTCGAAGAAAAAGGCGTCGTTCCCGAGCACATCAAGCGCGAGAGAGAGCGCCATGAACAGAAGGAAGCGGCGAAAGCCGGCGGAGGCGGCGGCGAGCAGAAAACCGTGGCGATCGTCGGCAAGGACGAGCCGGGTTATGAGATTTATCAGAAAGCGACTTGCGTGCAATGCCACGACGCCAACCTGAAGGGCAAGTTCGGCAACCCGTCTCTGCTCGGAATCGGCGACAAGCACGACAAAGCGCAAATTCTCGATATTATCAACAACGGCTACAACGGCATGGGCGCGCAAGCGAATGCGCTCAAAGCCAAAGGCATCACCGACGCCGAGATCGATCAACTGGCCGAATGGCTGGCGAAGCAGAAAAAAGCATAA
- a CDS encoding YitT family protein produces MSKSNWISHLKNTLPIAAGTAVYAFGLHYFIIPNELMEGGLTGVAVLLKYLLDIPTSVTTLVANIPLFLIGWRVLGAASMMYTILGTLLLSGWLWVMEVAVVTGSLEPFKTDDVLLATLYAGVTIGAGLGLVFRFGGTTGGADILARVLHKWRRGWSIGQIILCVDVLVIGSSLLFLPREKVLYTLVAVFIASRVIDFVTEGAYQAKAFLVVTTRPDAIAERITKELDRSATMIPARGAYSRDDKQIVYCVVNRHEVRQLKTIVKSADPDAFLIISDVHDVIGEGFKPY; encoded by the coding sequence ATGAGCAAAAGCAATTGGATCTCGCATCTCAAAAACACGCTGCCGATCGCGGCCGGCACGGCGGTATACGCCTTCGGGTTGCATTACTTCATCATTCCGAACGAACTGATGGAAGGCGGCTTGACCGGCGTCGCCGTTCTGCTGAAGTATTTGCTGGATATCCCGACTTCGGTGACGACGCTGGTCGCCAACATTCCGTTGTTCTTGATCGGCTGGAGGGTATTGGGGGCCGCTTCGATGATGTATACGATCTTGGGGACGCTGCTTCTGAGCGGTTGGTTATGGGTGATGGAAGTCGCGGTCGTCACAGGCAGCCTCGAACCGTTCAAGACGGACGACGTTCTGCTGGCGACGCTGTATGCGGGGGTGACGATCGGGGCGGGGCTCGGACTCGTGTTCCGCTTCGGGGGGACGACCGGAGGCGCCGATATTTTGGCCCGCGTCTTGCACAAATGGCGGCGGGGGTGGAGCATCGGGCAGATCATCTTGTGCGTGGACGTGCTCGTTATCGGCTCTTCGCTGCTGTTCCTTCCTCGCGAAAAGGTGTTGTATACGCTGGTCGCGGTGTTTATCGCCTCGCGCGTGATCGATTTCGTGACGGAAGGCGCCTACCAGGCGAAGGCGTTTCTCGTCGTGACGACGCGCCCCGACGCGATCGCGGAGCGCATCACGAAGGAGCTCGACCGCAGCGCGACGATGATTCCGGCCCGGGGCGCCTATTCCCGCGACGACAAGCAGATCGTGTACTGCGTGGTGAACCGGCACGAGGTGCGGCAGCTCAAGACGATCGTCAAGTCTGCCGACCCCGACGCGTTTCTGATCATCAGCGACGTTCACGACGTCATCGGAGAAGGGTTCAAGCCTTATTAA
- a CDS encoding DUF2487 family protein: MKFSEIAADRWPELRAYLDTCLLPVTGLKGDEPPWIATEALELLRDWLDPLEGPFRGRTVTYPAAHYLGEGDETSRRAEELCRSLKSGGFRFVVVVAPRTIFTQPVPSADLIFGPAGVYRGTDVPGIPHSVDSRPRGDAMSEAVRLLWRTDASALNGNDRNGQP; encoded by the coding sequence ATGAAATTCAGCGAAATTGCCGCGGACCGGTGGCCGGAGCTGCGGGCTTACCTCGATACGTGCCTGCTGCCGGTAACCGGTTTGAAAGGGGACGAGCCCCCGTGGATCGCCACGGAAGCGCTTGAGCTGCTGCGCGACTGGCTCGACCCGCTGGAGGGACCGTTCAGAGGCCGGACCGTTACATACCCTGCGGCGCATTATCTCGGAGAAGGCGACGAGACGAGCCGGCGCGCCGAGGAGCTGTGCCGTTCGCTCAAAAGCGGAGGGTTCCGGTTCGTCGTCGTGGTTGCTCCGCGGACGATCTTCACCCAACCCGTCCCTTCCGCCGATCTGATCTTCGGACCGGCCGGCGTTTATCGGGGCACGGATGTTCCAGGCATTCCCCATTCCGTCGACTCGCGGCCGAGGGGCGACGCCATGTCGGAAGCGGTTCGGCTGTTGTGGAGAACGGACGCTTCCGCCTTGAATGGAAATGACCGCAACGGGCAACCCTAA
- a CDS encoding IDEAL domain-containing protein, giving the protein MDKKDTAYAALLSLMAEMVLDESIRKHREVCLYREIDRALASGDEALFLELTSELRTLLSSAS; this is encoded by the coding sequence ATGGATAAGAAGGATACCGCCTATGCGGCCTTGCTCAGCCTCATGGCGGAAATGGTATTGGACGAATCGATCCGGAAGCATCGCGAAGTTTGCCTGTACCGGGAGATCGACCGGGCGCTCGCGTCCGGAGACGAGGCCTTGTTTCTCGAGCTGACGAGCGAGCTTCGAACGTTGTTATCGTCGGCTTCCTGA
- a CDS encoding ubiquinol-cytochrome c reductase iron-sulfur subunit: MQEKEHKGEKPVVKREMSRRQFLSYTLGGAGAFMAAGMTVPMIRFAVDPIIRPKSGSDYVKVIEESKVTTTPTEVKFKKHQVDGWYESDPEFAAWIAKDDSGKIYALSPICKHLGCTVAWNTDSRFPNEFFCPCHEAHYDKDGKQKAVASAPLDEYEVKLEGGWVYLGPVIPNSRVK; this comes from the coding sequence ATGCAGGAAAAAGAACATAAGGGAGAGAAACCGGTCGTAAAACGCGAGATGTCTCGCCGGCAGTTTCTATCCTACACCCTTGGCGGCGCCGGAGCGTTCATGGCGGCCGGAATGACGGTTCCGATGATCCGATTCGCGGTGGACCCGATTATCAGGCCGAAATCGGGCAGCGATTACGTGAAAGTGATCGAGGAAAGCAAGGTAACGACGACGCCTACGGAAGTCAAATTCAAGAAGCACCAAGTGGATGGTTGGTACGAGAGCGACCCCGAATTCGCTGCTTGGATCGCGAAGGACGACAGCGGGAAGATCTACGCGTTGTCGCCGATCTGCAAACACTTGGGTTGTACGGTCGCATGGAACACGGACTCTCGTTTCCCGAACGAGTTTTTCTGTCCGTGCCACGAAGCGCACTATGACAAAGACGGCAAACAAAAAGCCGTTGCGTCGGCGCCGCTGGACGAGTACGAGGTAAAACTGGAAGGCGGCTGGGTATATCTGGGGCCGGTCATCCCGAACTCACGTGTCAAGTAA
- the qcrB gene encoding menaquinol-cytochrome c reductase cytochrome b subunit — protein sequence MIKAIYNWIDERLDITPLWRDVADHEVPEHVNPAHHFSAFVYCFGGLTFFITVIQILSGMFLTMYYVPDIVNAYASVDYLQHQVAFGVIVRGMHHWGASLVIVMMFLHTLRVFFTGSYKAPREMNWIVGVLILFVMIGLGLTGYLLPWDNKAYFATKVTIQIASSVPFVGEYIKLLMQGGDIVGAQTLTRFFAIHVFFLPAALLGLLAAHFLMIRRQGISGPL from the coding sequence ATGATCAAGGCGATCTACAACTGGATCGACGAGCGCCTGGACATTACGCCGCTTTGGCGCGACGTGGCGGACCACGAAGTTCCTGAGCACGTGAACCCGGCGCATCACTTTTCCGCCTTTGTGTACTGCTTCGGCGGACTGACGTTTTTTATTACGGTGATTCAGATTTTGTCCGGCATGTTCCTGACGATGTACTACGTGCCGGATATCGTAAACGCTTATGCGAGCGTGGACTACCTCCAGCATCAGGTTGCATTCGGCGTCATCGTGCGCGGCATGCATCACTGGGGCGCAAGCTTGGTCATCGTCATGATGTTCCTGCATACGCTTCGGGTATTCTTTACGGGATCGTATAAAGCTCCGCGCGAGATGAACTGGATCGTCGGCGTGTTGATCCTGTTCGTGATGATCGGTCTCGGTCTGACCGGTTATCTGCTTCCGTGGGACAACAAAGCGTACTTCGCGACGAAGGTTACGATCCAGATCGCCTCTTCGGTGCCGTTTGTGGGCGAATACATCAAGCTGCTCATGCAGGGTGGAGACATCGTAGGCGCTCAGACGCTTACGCGGTTTTTCGCGATTCACGTATTTTTCCTTCCGGCCGCCTTGCTCGGACTGCTTGCGGCTCACTTCCTGATGATCCGCAGACAGGGCATCTCGGGCCCGCTATAA
- the bshA gene encoding N-acetyl-alpha-D-glucosaminyl L-malate synthase BshA: MHNPLKIGITCYPTLGGSGVVATELGKLLAEKGHEVHFITHSLPFRLGAFHRNLFYHEVEVSDYYVFKYPPYDLSLASKMAQVAQMQNLDLLHVHYAVPHAICAYLAKQMVGDRLKVVTTLHGTDITILGQDQSLSDIIRLAIDKSDAVTAVSMDLIKQTRELLGIERDIDLAYNFVDKRVYYPRDVAAWRREIANPDEAILMHISNFRPVKRVGDVLDIFANVRRRRPAKLLLVGEGPELSKVHCKVRNMGLEDSVVFLGKQDDVAQVISLADVLLLPSEKESFGLVALEGMACGVPTVGSDTGGIPELITHGETGFLAPVGDVEKMADYVDALLSDRDMYARMSEACVRRARLTFCNDLIAAEYERIYYRVLGLPAPEPLEPASCL; encoded by the coding sequence ATGCACAATCCGCTAAAAATCGGCATCACCTGTTATCCTACGCTGGGCGGTTCGGGCGTCGTCGCCACGGAATTGGGGAAGCTGCTCGCGGAGAAAGGCCACGAAGTGCACTTTATTACGCACAGCCTGCCGTTTCGGCTGGGGGCGTTCCACCGCAACCTGTTTTATCACGAGGTTGAGGTCAGCGATTACTACGTGTTCAAGTACCCGCCGTACGACCTGTCATTGGCCAGCAAAATGGCGCAAGTCGCGCAAATGCAGAACCTCGACCTGCTGCATGTCCATTATGCGGTGCCTCATGCGATCTGCGCTTATCTGGCGAAGCAGATGGTCGGCGACCGGCTCAAGGTCGTGACCACGCTTCACGGCACGGACATCACGATTCTCGGCCAGGACCAATCGTTAAGCGATATTATCCGGCTCGCGATCGACAAGAGCGATGCCGTTACCGCCGTATCCATGGATCTCATCAAGCAAACCCGGGAGCTTCTCGGCATCGAACGCGACATCGATCTCGCTTACAACTTCGTCGACAAGCGCGTGTATTATCCGCGGGACGTGGCCGCCTGGCGCAGGGAGATCGCGAATCCGGACGAAGCGATTCTGATGCACATCTCGAATTTCCGGCCGGTGAAGCGGGTCGGAGACGTGCTCGACATATTCGCCAACGTGCGCCGCAGACGCCCGGCCAAGCTGCTGCTGGTGGGTGAGGGGCCCGAATTGTCGAAAGTGCACTGCAAGGTGAGAAATATGGGGCTGGAGGACTCGGTTGTCTTCCTCGGCAAGCAGGACGATGTCGCGCAAGTCATTTCGTTGGCCGACGTGCTGCTGCTTCCGTCCGAGAAGGAAAGCTTCGGCCTGGTGGCGCTGGAAGGCATGGCCTGCGGGGTGCCGACGGTCGGTTCCGATACGGGCGGCATTCCCGAGCTGATCACGCACGGGGAGACCGGCTTCCTGGCTCCCGTCGGCGACGTGGAGAAGATGGCGGATTATGTCGACGCGCTGCTGTCGGACCGCGACATGTACGCCCGCATGTCGGAAGCTTGCGTCCGGCGCGCCCGGTTGACCTTCTGCAACGACCTGATCGCGGCCGAATACGAACGCATTTATTACCGGGTGCTGGGGCTTCCGGCGCCGGAGCCGTTGGAGCCGGCATCCTGCCTGTAA
- a CDS encoding sporulation protein YpjB has product MTSKRTGRRLLLVGSVTALLLLGSAAGCVQRHTVSSGMAVSIDSQTQDQLNQLDKTAERFVTQVDEGNVSAARATLRSIAEQVTQIPYEGVTTVGGIQALTETVTGAQEVVSAAGFQPQEAVWAAVRLRLATDALSHPHQPMWRQYRTGALGDAEQLEMGARQRSQAKAAAALTKLEGTLRLLQPALRISGKETELAKLKSLIGAIQQQLRSEPVDYKQVIDRSGDLNAELKQLFDGGRDAPTMAAPLDRRQPILWTLTMAGAVLAALAYAGFRMYRFETDAVVPARRPDRGEDKIGL; this is encoded by the coding sequence ATGACGTCAAAACGAACCGGACGCCGTCTGTTGCTGGTGGGAAGCGTAACGGCCTTGCTGCTGCTGGGGTCAGCCGCCGGCTGCGTGCAGCGCCATACCGTTTCATCCGGCATGGCCGTCTCGATCGATTCGCAAACGCAGGATCAACTGAATCAATTGGACAAGACCGCGGAACGGTTCGTCACGCAGGTGGACGAAGGGAACGTATCGGCGGCCCGGGCTACGCTCCGGTCGATCGCCGAGCAGGTGACGCAGATTCCTTACGAAGGCGTAACGACCGTCGGGGGCATACAGGCGTTAACCGAGACGGTCACGGGAGCGCAGGAAGTCGTCAGCGCCGCCGGATTCCAGCCGCAAGAGGCGGTATGGGCCGCCGTCCGGCTCCGGCTGGCGACGGACGCCTTGTCTCATCCGCATCAGCCGATGTGGCGCCAATACAGGACGGGAGCGCTCGGCGACGCGGAGCAGTTGGAGATGGGAGCCCGCCAGCGCAGCCAAGCGAAAGCGGCAGCGGCCCTGACGAAGCTGGAGGGAACGCTGCGGCTGCTGCAGCCCGCGCTGCGCATCAGCGGCAAGGAGACGGAGCTCGCCAAGCTCAAGTCGCTGATCGGCGCGATCCAACAGCAGCTCAGGAGCGAGCCCGTCGATTACAAGCAGGTGATCGATCGTTCCGGCGACCTGAACGCCGAGCTGAAGCAACTGTTCGACGGCGGCAGGGACGCCCCGACGATGGCGGCTCCCCTTGACAGACGCCAGCCGATCTTGTGGACGCTGACGATGGCGGGGGCTGTGCTCGCCGCCTTGGCATACGCCGGCTTCCGGATGTACCGGTTCGAGACGGATGCCGTCGTGCCGGCCAGACGGCCTGACCGCGGAGAAGATAAGATCGGGCTGTAG
- the mgsA gene encoding methylglyoxal synthase, producing MLNIALIAHDRKKEEMVLFVTAYAHVFRPHRLYATGTTGKRIMDATGLPVHRFMSGPLGGDQQIGALVAQNEMDLVIFLRDPLMAQPHEPDIIALLRLCDVQGIPVATNIATAELLVRALDRGDFGWRELVHKYKPAGSEDLSPQAGTGG from the coding sequence ATGTTAAACATCGCACTTATCGCGCATGACCGCAAGAAAGAGGAAATGGTTCTGTTCGTGACCGCATACGCCCACGTGTTCAGGCCGCATCGGCTTTACGCGACCGGCACGACCGGCAAGCGGATTATGGACGCGACGGGTCTTCCCGTGCACCGGTTTATGTCCGGGCCGCTCGGAGGCGACCAGCAGATCGGCGCGCTGGTGGCCCAGAACGAGATGGATCTGGTGATTTTCCTGCGCGATCCGCTTATGGCGCAGCCGCATGAGCCGGATATTATCGCGCTGCTCCGGCTGTGCGACGTGCAGGGCATTCCGGTCGCCACGAATATCGCGACGGCGGAGCTGCTCGTGCGCGCCCTGGACCGCGGGGATTTCGGATGGCGTGAGCTTGTTCACAAGTACAAGCCCGCCGGTTCGGAAGATTTGTCGCCGCAAGCGGGTACGGGCGGATGA
- the dapB gene encoding 4-hydroxy-tetrahydrodipicolinate reductase — translation MNRQIRVAVAGASGRMGKEVVKMVLGDESLALAAAIDRSHEGADIGVLIGQAPCGVLVDTDLERALISSGADVLVDFTTPQAVWNNAVVAVRAGVRPVIGTTGLTKEQIAELDKLCRERGIGGIVAPNFSIGAILMMKFAAQAAKYMPHVEIIEYHGDQKLDAPSGTSILTAQKIAENRQELRQGNPNEEETIEGVRGGYYNGFRIHSVRLPGVFAQQEVIFGGFGQTLKIRHDSYDRAGYMPGVNIAVKKAMELQGITYGFESFID, via the coding sequence ATGAACAGACAAATCCGCGTCGCGGTTGCGGGAGCAAGCGGCCGCATGGGCAAAGAAGTCGTCAAAATGGTGTTGGGTGACGAATCGCTGGCGCTGGCGGCGGCAATCGACCGCTCCCATGAAGGCGCCGATATCGGCGTTTTGATCGGACAAGCGCCTTGCGGGGTCCTGGTCGATACGGATCTGGAGCGCGCCCTGATCTCTTCGGGAGCCGACGTGCTCGTCGACTTCACGACGCCTCAGGCCGTCTGGAACAACGCCGTCGTAGCGGTCCGCGCGGGAGTAAGGCCCGTGATCGGCACGACCGGGCTGACGAAGGAGCAAATCGCGGAGCTGGACAAGCTGTGCCGCGAACGGGGCATCGGCGGCATCGTCGCGCCGAACTTCTCCATCGGGGCTATCCTGATGATGAAGTTTGCCGCCCAAGCCGCCAAATATATGCCGCATGTGGAAATTATCGAATACCACGGCGACCAGAAGCTGGACGCGCCTTCGGGAACCTCGATTCTGACCGCGCAAAAAATCGCCGAAAACCGTCAGGAGCTGCGCCAGGGCAACCCGAACGAGGAGGAGACGATCGAAGGGGTGCGCGGCGGCTATTACAATGGCTTCCGCATTCACAGCGTGCGCCTGCCGGGCGTCTTCGCCCAGCAGGAAGTGATCTTCGGCGGATTCGGACAAACCTTGAAAATTCGCCACGATTCGTACGACCGGGCCGGATATATGCCCGGCGTCAATATCGCCGTCAAAAAAGCGATGGAACTGCAGGGCATCACATACGGCTTCGAGTCGTTTATCGACTGA
- a CDS encoding DUF1405 domain-containing protein, giving the protein MLPSLSWRSLADRSFWTSRWVLGLLLLINVPGTIYGYIWYGQQLVWTVTEKRLPMLLPFVPDSPTASLFFTLAIGILYLENGREPKRPTPLRSFAEAFAVLTSFKYGIWAVAMIAAGAMQGDALQWQDYMLIVSHLGMALEALLFAPWFRYGLGSALAAGLWTLFNDLFDYSLGIFPWLYKELLDDLPAIALFTVCLTLFSLLLAVLLGPVLRRRRRTGQV; this is encoded by the coding sequence ATGCTGCCGTCGTTATCGTGGCGCTCGCTCGCCGACCGTTCGTTCTGGACGAGCCGTTGGGTACTGGGCCTGCTGCTCCTGATCAACGTGCCGGGAACGATATACGGTTATATCTGGTACGGCCAACAGTTGGTGTGGACCGTTACGGAGAAGCGGCTGCCGATGCTGCTTCCGTTCGTGCCGGACAGCCCGACGGCGAGCTTGTTTTTTACGCTGGCGATCGGGATTCTGTATCTGGAGAACGGACGGGAGCCGAAGCGTCCGACGCCGCTGAGAAGTTTCGCGGAAGCGTTTGCCGTCTTGACTTCATTTAAATACGGGATATGGGCCGTCGCGATGATTGCGGCCGGAGCGATGCAGGGAGATGCGCTGCAATGGCAGGATTACATGCTGATCGTCTCGCATTTGGGCATGGCGCTGGAGGCGCTCCTATTTGCTCCCTGGTTCCGGTACGGGCTCGGCTCGGCGCTGGCGGCGGGCTTGTGGACGCTGTTCAACGATCTCTTCGATTATTCCTTGGGCATCTTTCCGTGGCTGTACAAAGAATTGCTCGACGATCTGCCGGCGATCGCGCTTTTTACCGTGTGTCTGACGCTGTTCAGTCTGCTTCTCGCGGTTCTCCTCGGTCCGGTTCTTCGCAGGCGCAGGCGAACGGGACAGGTCTAA